One segment of Erigeron canadensis isolate Cc75 chromosome 2, C_canadensis_v1, whole genome shotgun sequence DNA contains the following:
- the LOC122588102 gene encoding uncharacterized protein LOC122588102 — MQPLVKELEELWDNGVETFDASISENFHLKAAVLSTISDFPGYANLSGWSTKGEYTCPLCAFDKSSRWLDHGQKWCYMGHRRYLHTNHCSRKDTLSFDGYEELRDPPIPPSGVVSLNQLEHVDFLADNVEKSPWKRKTIFFKLPYWKNLLLRHNLDVMHIEKNVCDKIVGTLLGIVGKSKDNMKARLDLEKWGIREELHPKKNPGSSNIYLPKACYEMTRGEKDLFLQTLKSIKPPDEYSSNISRCVQLRDRKLTGMKSYDCHMLMQEYLPITLRGSLPDHVSMILIYLCDFFKRICLKDLTGDDFKFLESRVAITLCKMEQIFPPSFFTVMVHLVIHLVREVRLGGPVTFRWMYPIERDLSTLKSYVNNKAHPEGSIAEGYLARESLTFCSRYLSGVETLFSRPIRNDDDDNQNEIEESNFLRPGRPLGKHENSKPSNRKRKRFPKSDIDEMSLKQAHRYVLLNVNSITPFREEHKNFVKGKNRARRLNENQLQKIHSENFSEWFQNRVARLEEQKDPRVTEEIKWLARGPHSFVKRFSGYLVKGYRFHTKEHEKSLKTQNSGVVVTVVDGGCAGGSTPGVINYYGVLTDIVELNYSSKIRVVLFRCDWVDTDRGCKRDEFGITLVNFSHLVHTGANLLDDPFVLASQVDKVYYAQDPKLKDWFVARHVKVRDAFNMQSDADQSRLDSLLDTFGVPNLDRVGSDVEETDGIPIMEYEDEDENDI; from the exons ATGCAGCCTTTAGTCAAGGAATTAGAAGAGTTGTGGGATAATGGTGTAGAAACTTTTGATGCCTCTATAAGTGAGAACTTTCATTTGAAGGCTGCCGTTCTTTCTACCATATCTGATTTTCCAGGATACGCGAACCTTTCTGGGTGGAGCACCAAGGGAGAATATACGTGTCCTTTGTGTGCGTTTGATAAGTCATCAAGATGGCTAGATCATGGGCAGAAGTGGTGTTACATGGGTCATCGAAGATACTTGCACACAAATCATTGTTCACGTAAAGATACTCTATCCTTTGATGGATATGAGGAGTTAAGAGATCCTCCAATCCCACCATCCGGGGTTGTTTCTCTCAATCAGTTAGAACATGTTGATTTTCTTGCTGACAATGTTGAAAAGAGTCCGTGGAAAAGGAAGACCATTTTCTTTAAGCTACCTTATTGGAAGAATTTGTTGTTGCGTCATAATCTAGATGTTATGCACATTGAAAAGAATGTATGCGACAAAATTGTTGGGACTTTGCTTGGAATAGTGGGGAAGTCAAAAGACAACATGAAAGCTCGTCTAGACCTAGAGAAATGGGGGATACGGGAGGAGCTTCATCCAAAAAAGAATCCTGGAAGCAGTAATATTTACTTGCCAAAAGCATGTTATGAAATGACCCGAGGCGAGAAAGATTTATTCTTACAAACTCTTAAATCTATCAAACCTCCCGATGAATATTCCTCAAATATTTCTCGTTGTGTGCAATTAAGAGATAGAAAGCTTACGGGGATGAAAAGTTATGATTGCCACATGTTGATGCAAGAATATTTGCCGATAACATTACGTGGATCTTTGCCCGACCATGTTAGCATGATTCTCATTTATTTATGCGACTTTTTCAAGCGGATTTGTCTAAAAGACCTGACAGGAGATGATTTCAAGTTTCTTGAATCTCGAGTTGCTATAACATTATGCAAGATGGAGCAAATTTTTCCTCCCTCGTTCTTTACTGTCATGGTTCATTTGGTGATACATCTAGTTAGAGAGGTACGACTTGGAGGACCTGTGACTTTTCGATGGATGTACCCGATTGAAAGGGACCTGTCAACTCTTAAATCGTATGTAAACAACAAAGCTCACCCAGAAGGTTCAATAGCAGAAGGGTACTTGGCTAGAGAAAGCTTAACTTTCTGCTCTAGATATTTATCCGGAGTTGAGACCTTATTTTCCAGACCAATAAGGAACGATGATGATGACAATCAAAACGAGATAGAAGAATCCAACTTTCTTAGACCTGGACGACCATTGGGTAAACATGAGAATTCTAAACCGTCAAATCGTAAGAGGAAGAGATTTCCTAAATCTGATATTGATGAGATGTCCCTTAAACAAGCACATCGTTATGTGTTATTAAATGTTAACTCAATCACACCTTTTCGAGA GGAACACAAAAATTTTGTTAAAGGGAAAAATCGTGCACGAAGACTGAATGAGAATCAACTCCAGAAGATTCATTCTGAAAACTTTAGTGAATGGTTTCAAAACCGG GTTGCGCGCTTAGAAGAACAAAAGGATCCAAGGGTCACAGAAGAAATCAAGTGGCTTGCTCGTGGTCCACATAGTTTTGTGAAACGATTTTCAGGCTACCTTGTCAAAGGTTATCGTTTCCATACAAAAGAGcatgaaaaatccttgaaaacCCAAAACAGTGGAGTTGTTGTTACTGTAGTGGATGGTGGTTGTGCTGGTGGAAGCACTCCTGGAGTAATTAATTACTATGGGGTATTGACGGATATTGTTGAGTTGAATTATTCAAGTAAGATTAGGGTAGTTTTATTCAGGTGTGATTGGGTTGATACTGATAGGGGTTGTAAAAGAGATGAATTTGGTATCACACTGGTAAACTTCTCACATTTAGTGCATACTGGTGCTAATTTACTTGATGACCCTTTTGTGTTGGCATCTCAAGTTGACAAGGTATATTATGCTCAAGATCCAAAGTTAAAGGATTGGTTTGTTGCTAGGCATGTGAAGGTTAGGGATGCGTTTAACATGCAATCTGATGCTGATCAAAGTCGTCTTGATTCACTTCTAGACACATTTGGCGTACCAAACCTAGATAGAGTTGGTAGTGATGTTGAAGAAACTGATGGCATACCGATTATGGagtatgaagatgaagatgaaaatgatATATAG
- the LOC122588101 gene encoding putative HVA22-like protein g, producing the protein MLGYTLNRLLILLLAYLYPAYECFKNIEKNKPDVDGLRFWCQYWIVIALMTVWDPFGDALVSWLPMYSETKLVLCVYLWYPRTKGSIYIYSTFVKPYLLKHESEIDRTLAELKTRAGDSASLYIQRVIVYGQTRAFEIIQLVMSQSLQRPQAAPAAAAPAQQGDQAAQSATPAASGGPETPTGQSRLRKTSATVAR; encoded by the exons ATGTTAGGATACACGTTGAACCGCCTACTTAT CTTGCTACTTGCATATTTATATCCAGCTTATGAATGCTTCAAAAATATAGAGAAGAATAAACCAGATGTGGACGGACTGCGCTTTTGGTGCCAATACTG GATTGTAATCGCTTTAATGACCGTTTGGGATCCATTTGGTGACGCACTAGTTTCATG GCTGCCAATGTATAGCGAAACAAAATTGGTATTATGCGTGTACTTGTGGTACCCCAGAACGAAG GGATCGATATATATCTACAGCACGTTCGTGAAACCATACCTCTTAAAGCACGAATCAGAGATAGATCGTACACTGGCAGAATTAAAGACCAGGGCTGGAGATTCAGCATCTCTTTACATCCAAAGAGTTATAGTTTATGGTCAAACAAGGGCTTTTGAAATTATTCAATTAGTTATGTCACAGTCATTGCAAAGACCCCAAGCTGCGCCG GCGGCTGCAGCTCCAGCTCAACAAGGGGATCAAGCGGCACAATCAGCTACTCCTGCGGCTTCTGGAGGTCCTGAAACTCCCACGGGGCAAAGCAGGTTGAGGAAAACTAGTGCCACTGTGGCTCGATGA
- the LOC122586499 gene encoding thioredoxin-like protein CDSP32, chloroplastic, with protein sequence MAAFTNLIIKPPQNLCSTTKLNNFSSHYNPKLQSFFPIKPQKSILPPPLFIANATGSGAATSTGSAAASGTAKTKKEEDKVVRVHTMVEFDQALRDAKQKLVVVEFAATTSKQSSDMYPFMVQLSRTCSDVVFLLVVGDESDDTKELCEREKIDKVPHFSFYKNMEKIHEEEGIGPDMLMGDVLYYGDNHSGVVQLHNREDVEKLIGDHKADGKLLVLDVGLKHCGPCVKVYPTVLKLSKQMDNAVFARMNGDENASCMQFLKDMDVVEVPTFLFIRDGEICGRYVGSGKGELIGEILRYQGVRVTY encoded by the exons ATGGCAGCCTTCACAAACCTCATAATCAAACCCCCTCAAAATCTTTGCTCCACAACCAAACTCAACAATTTTTCTTCCCATTACAACCCTAAACTCCAATCATTCTTTCCTATAAAACCTCAAAAATCTATCTTACCACCACCACTTTTTATAGCAAATGCCACTGGTAGCGGCGCTGCTACCAGTACTGGCAGCGCTGCAGCCAGTGGAACTGCAAagacaaaaaaagaagaagacaaaGTTGTACGTGTCCACACTATGGTCGAATTCGACCAAGCTTTACGTGATGCTAAACAAAAATTGGTAGTGGTTGAATTTGCGGCAACTACTAGTAAACAAAGCAGCGATATGTATCCGTTTATGGTGCAGTTAAGCCGGACATGCAGTGACGTGGTGTTTTTGTTGGTTGTGGGTGATGAATCTGATGATACGAAAGAGCTCTGTGAGAGGGAGAAGATTGACAAGGTGCCTCACTTTAGCTTTTATAAGAATATGGAGAAGATTCATGAAGAAGAAGGGATTGGGCCAGATATGCTAATGGGTGATGTTTTGTATTATGGCGATAATCACTCCGGCGTT GTACAACTCCATAACAGGGAAGATGTCGAGAAGCTAATTGGCGATCACAAGGCGGATGGCAAACTTCTTGTGCTTGACGTTGGCCTAAAACATTGTGGCCCGTGTGTGAAGGTGTACCCTACCGTGCTAAAACTATCGAAACAGATGGATAACGCTGTTTTTGCAAGGATGAATGGTGACGAGAACGCTAGTTGTATGCAATTCTTGAAAGACATGGACGTGGTTGAGGTTCCGACCTTTTTGTTCATTAGAGATGGGGAGATATGTGGGAGGTACGTCGGGTCAGGTAAAGGTGAGCTTATCGGAGAAATTCTTAGATACCAAGGAGTTCGGGTCACTTATTAA